One Cucumis sativus cultivar 9930 chromosome 1, Cucumber_9930_V3, whole genome shotgun sequence DNA segment encodes these proteins:
- the LOC101217988 gene encoding uncharacterized protein LOC101217988: MGSARFSRCRTVEALVVVFSVLGMVSLCCGTRLESGSRQKLEVQKHLRRLNKPAVKTIESPDGDLIDCVHMSHQPAFDHPFLKDHKIQMRPSFHPEGLFDENKVAEKASEKPKPINQLWHVNGKCPEGTIPIRRTKHEDVLRASSVKRYGRKKHRSTPIPPRSAEPDLINQSGHQHAIAYVEGDKYYGAKATMNVWEPSIQQPNEFSLSQLWILGGSFGEDLNSIEAGWQVSPDLYGDNNTRLFTYWTSDAYQATGCYNLLCSGFIQINSDIAMGASISPVSAYRNSQYDISILVWKDPKEGHWWMQFGNGYVMGYWPSFLFSYLADSASMIEWGGEVVNSEPNGEHTSTQMGSGHFPDEGFGKASYFRNIQVVDGSNNLKPPKGIGTFTEQPDCYDVQTGSNGDWGHFFYYGGPGRNANCQ; the protein is encoded by the exons ATGGGTTCTGCTCGATTTAGCAGATGCAGGACCGTGGAAGCTCTTGTCGTcgttttttctgttttgggGATGGTTTCTTTGTGCTGTGGGACGAGGTTGGAATCAGGTTCTCGCCAGAAGCTCGAGGTGCAAAAACACCTCAGGCGTTTGAACAAACCTGCTGTTAAAACCATTGAG AGTCCAGATGGGGACCTAATTGACTGTGTTCACATGTCTCACCAACCTGCATTTGACCATCCTTTCCTCAAAGACCATAAAATCCAG ATGAGGCCAAGTTTTCATCCAGAAGGGTTATTTGATGAGAACAAAGTAGCTGAGAAAGCCAgtgaaaaaccaaaaccaataAACCAACTGTGGCATGTTAATGGAAAATGTCCCGAAGGAACTATCCCCATTAGAAGAACAAAACATGAGGATGTTTTGAGAGCAAGTTCAGTCAAAAGATACGGAAGGAAGAAGCACAGATCAACTCCAATACCCCCAAGGTCTGCAGAGCCTGATCTCATAAACCAAAGTGGTCATCAG CATGCGATAGCTTATGTGGAAGGAGATAAGTATTATGGAGCTAAAGCAACTATGAATGTGTGGGAGCCCAGTATACAGCAGCCTAATGAGTTTAGCTTATCACAGCTTTGGATATTGGGTGGTTCTTTTGGTGAAGATCTCAATAGCATTGAAGCTGGTTGGCAg GTTAGTCCTGATCTCTACGGCGATAACAATACTAGACTCTTCACATACTGGACG agTGATGCATATCAAGCTACAGGCTGTTACAACCTCCTATGCTCAGGCTTTATTCAAATCAACAGCGATATTGCAATGGGAGCGAGCATCTCTCCTGTCTCAGCATACAGAAATTCACAATACGATATTAGTATACTTGTCTGGAAG GATCCAAAAGAAGGGCATTGGTGGATGCAATTTGGAAATGGTTATGTGATGGGATATTGGCCTTCATTCTTATTCTCATATTTAGCAGACAGTGCTTCCATGATAGAATGGGGAGGGGAAGTTGTGAACTCAGAGCCAAATGGAGAACACACTTCAACTCAAATGGGGAGTGGCCATTTCCCAGATGAAGGATTTGGTAAAGCAAGCTATTTTAGAAACATTCAAGTTGTTGATGGATCCAACAATCTGAAACCCCCCAAAGGCATTGGCACATTCACAGAACAACCTGATTGTTATGATGTTCAAACAGGTAGCAATGGGGATTGGGGCCACTTCTTTTACTATGGAGGCCCCGGTAGAAACGCTAATTGCcaatga